Proteins encoded within one genomic window of Coprococcus phoceensis:
- the dcm gene encoding DNA (cytosine-5-)-methyltransferase has translation MAICYDKLWKLLIDKKMNRTELKEASGISFNVLARLGKNEPVSFESIEKICFTLNCKIEDVVEIQKEEPKQIDSDAFTTIELFAGAGGLALGIEKAGFEPLGLIEFDKDAAESLKINRSNWRVIHDDIANISCLDLEEYFGIKKGDLDLLSGGAPCQAFSYAGKRLGLEDARGTLFYHYTTFLQKLQPKMFLFENVRGLLTHDKGRTYATITNIFEQAGYTIQKKVLNAWDFGVPQKRERLITVGIRNDLVGKVSFSFPKEHDYKPVLRDVLLDCPEGPGVPYGENKRKIFELVPPGGYWRDIDPEIAKAYMKSCWDMEGGRTGILRRMSLDEPSLTVLTSPSQKQTERCHPLEARPFTVRENARCQTFPDEWQFCGSVQSQYKQVGNAVPVNLAYEIGLEIHKSLEGVK, from the coding sequence ATGGCGATTTGTTATGACAAATTATGGAAATTACTGATAGATAAAAAAATGAACCGCACAGAATTGAAGGAAGCGTCAGGAATAAGTTTTAATGTGTTAGCTCGATTAGGAAAGAATGAGCCAGTTTCATTTGAATCAATAGAAAAAATATGTTTTACATTAAATTGCAAGATAGAAGATGTTGTAGAGATACAAAAAGAAGAACCAAAACAAATCGATAGTGATGCATTTACAACCATAGAATTGTTTGCGGGAGCTGGCGGTTTGGCTTTAGGGATAGAAAAAGCTGGATTTGAACCATTGGGACTAATAGAGTTTGATAAAGATGCTGCAGAATCTTTAAAGATCAATAGGTCGAACTGGAGAGTTATTCATGATGATATAGCTAATATATCTTGTTTGGATTTGGAAGAGTATTTTGGCATAAAAAAAGGAGATCTGGATTTATTATCGGGAGGGGCACCGTGTCAGGCTTTTTCATATGCTGGAAAAAGATTAGGACTCGAAGATGCGAGAGGAACACTTTTTTATCACTATACAACTTTTTTACAGAAATTACAGCCAAAGATGTTTTTATTTGAAAATGTGCGAGGCTTGCTGACTCATGATAAAGGAAGAACATATGCAACGATAACAAATATTTTTGAACAGGCGGGATATACCATTCAGAAAAAAGTTTTAAATGCGTGGGATTTTGGTGTGCCACAGAAGAGAGAGAGACTAATCACTGTTGGAATTAGAAATGATTTAGTGGGAAAAGTTTCATTCTCATTTCCAAAAGAACATGATTATAAGCCTGTTTTGAGAGATGTTTTATTGGATTGTCCAGAAGGGCCAGGAGTACCATATGGAGAAAATAAAAGAAAAATATTTGAATTAGTTCCACCTGGAGGATATTGGAGAGATATTGATCCAGAGATTGCAAAAGCATATATGAAAAGCTGTTGGGATATGGAAGGCGGAAGAACAGGAATTCTTAGGAGAATGAGTCTGGATGAACCATCATTGACGGTATTGACTTCACCGTCTCAGAAGCAAACAGAAAGATGTCATCCATTGGAAGCAAGACCGTTTACAGTACGTGAGAATGCAAGATGTCAAACATTTCCGGATGAATGGCAGTTTTGTGGAAGTGTTCAATCTCAGTATAAACAGGTTGGAAATGCTGTTCCTGTCAACTTAGCATATGAAATTGGGTTGGAGATACATAAATCATTAGAGGGGGTAAAATAA
- a CDS encoding Eco47II family restriction endonuclease has product MAWNLDFISEEDFKKHVRATIMKYGEKLESYDLKRFNSNLIDPIKLIFDKSVYRTSWEEIVNNEIFRQRDKSNNNDIGYFHQNIFSYFKGCEVPQAGWDVIYRNPDGIQMPDGDIVHTIYVEMKNKHNTMNSASSAKTYIKMQGQILEDDDCACLLVEAIAKKSQNIKWSTKVDGKNVQHRLIRRVSMDQFYAILTGEEDAFYKMCMALPEVINSVVNEEGGVEVPHDTVIDELRKVASLYGDENDELSMAMAVYMLGFNTYMGFGDKIRGELGEDKDGMLKRIYEYVKRLK; this is encoded by the coding sequence ATGGCGTGGAATTTAGATTTTATATCAGAAGAAGATTTTAAGAAGCATGTGCGTGCAACGATTATGAAATATGGAGAAAAGCTAGAATCGTATGATTTGAAGCGATTCAACAGTAATCTGATTGATCCAATCAAGCTGATTTTTGATAAATCGGTATATCGTACAAGCTGGGAGGAAATTGTAAATAATGAAATTTTCCGGCAGAGAGATAAGTCTAATAATAATGATATAGGATATTTTCATCAAAATATTTTTTCGTATTTCAAAGGTTGCGAAGTCCCACAGGCAGGGTGGGATGTTATTTACAGAAATCCAGATGGAATACAAATGCCAGACGGAGATATTGTACATACAATATATGTGGAAATGAAAAACAAACACAATACTATGAATTCTGCATCTTCCGCAAAAACATATATAAAAATGCAAGGACAGATTCTGGAGGACGATGATTGTGCGTGTCTGTTGGTTGAAGCAATTGCAAAGAAATCACAGAATATAAAATGGTCAACAAAAGTGGATGGGAAAAATGTACAGCATAGATTGATTCGCCGTGTAAGCATGGATCAGTTTTATGCAATTCTTACTGGTGAAGAAGATGCATTTTATAAGATGTGTATGGCGTTGCCAGAGGTGATTAATTCTGTTGTAAATGAAGAAGGCGGTGTAGAAGTACCACACGATACGGTTATTGATGAATTGAGAAAAGTGGCATCATTGTATGGTGATGAAAACGACGAGCTGTCTATGGCAATGGCTGTATATATGCTTGGATTCAATACGTATATGGGATTTGGTGACAAAATCCGTGGAGAATTAGGAGAAGATAAAGATGGAATGCTGAAACGGATTTATGAATATGTGAAACGGTTAAAATAG
- a CDS encoding ATP-dependent nuclease → MKIDNYEGKNMDKEIDTIKNMKENGAFKKYIEYIVFPYYKNLVPGTKINLEFPITILVGKNGSGKSSTLHALYGAPYWKTCADFWFSTEVDPIEETGGEGKNRFFYGYREDKQSEIKEVMKTRMRRGSKTKEEDPDYWETSKPIKKDGMTAQTRNDPVKKEVVYLDFRAEVSAFDKIFHFAKGDISGKKDLLRKRSKYLNRLFNGEAMRFPGAPDEKVGVVKELNDEMKKKISSILGKEYVSIKVAEHSLFKNPGTSIYVKTKLSSRYSEANAGSGEVAVIQLVKKIEEAQEYSLILLDEPEVSIHPGAQEKLKEYLLEVTKRKKLQVVISSHSPILIRDMPSEAIKLYITNSQGRFEVKENVDYREAFYDLEDCVSDKKIIFCEDFAAKNIVEQVLKRMDKTQYFDVEFNPGGEKTLLTKYLPTFVTHDFFKERVFLVLDGDMQTDYVYNAEELTVKQEKDVSYMKECVKKAYGVDIQAYVDGGNGGKREDQEIAAYKEYLKYYTDSVFYLPSKSIPEKILLESQYVKQQYPSIVNEKVDITNDNAKKIFATISEADYGNEEHINDLIQKLAYKWSMEDSSNKKRVEEIVNEIYKK, encoded by the coding sequence ATGAAAATAGATAATTACGAAGGAAAAAATATGGACAAAGAAATTGATACTATAAAAAATATGAAAGAAAATGGTGCATTTAAGAAGTATATTGAGTACATAGTATTCCCTTATTATAAGAATTTAGTTCCAGGAACAAAAATTAATCTGGAATTTCCAATAACAATATTGGTAGGGAAGAATGGATCAGGAAAAAGTTCAACTTTACATGCTTTATATGGTGCGCCTTATTGGAAAACATGTGCAGATTTTTGGTTTTCTACAGAAGTAGATCCTATAGAAGAAACTGGTGGAGAGGGAAAAAATAGATTTTTCTATGGCTATCGGGAAGATAAACAATCAGAAATAAAAGAAGTAATGAAAACTCGAATGAGAAGAGGATCTAAAACAAAAGAAGAAGATCCCGATTATTGGGAAACCTCAAAACCAATAAAAAAGGATGGGATGACTGCACAGACAAGAAATGATCCTGTAAAGAAAGAAGTTGTATATTTAGACTTTAGAGCAGAAGTAAGTGCATTTGATAAAATATTCCATTTTGCCAAAGGAGACATTTCGGGTAAAAAGGATTTGCTAAGAAAACGTTCGAAGTATTTGAATAGACTGTTTAATGGAGAAGCAATGCGTTTCCCAGGGGCTCCAGATGAAAAAGTAGGTGTTGTTAAAGAACTCAATGATGAAATGAAAAAGAAAATCAGTTCTATTCTGGGTAAAGAGTATGTGAGTATTAAAGTTGCTGAACATTCATTGTTTAAAAATCCAGGTACATCAATTTATGTAAAAACAAAACTATCATCAAGATATTCGGAAGCTAATGCTGGAAGTGGAGAAGTTGCTGTAATTCAGTTGGTAAAAAAGATTGAAGAAGCGCAAGAATATAGTTTGATTCTTTTGGATGAGCCAGAAGTCTCAATTCATCCGGGAGCACAGGAAAAACTCAAAGAGTATTTACTAGAAGTAACAAAGAGAAAAAAATTACAGGTAGTTATATCTTCGCATTCGCCTATATTGATTAGAGATATGCCATCAGAAGCGATTAAATTGTATATTACAAATTCGCAGGGAAGATTTGAAGTGAAAGAAAATGTTGATTACAGAGAAGCATTTTATGATTTGGAAGATTGTGTATCTGATAAGAAAATAATATTTTGTGAAGATTTTGCAGCAAAAAATATTGTAGAGCAAGTATTGAAAAGAATGGATAAAACTCAATATTTTGATGTGGAATTTAATCCGGGTGGTGAAAAAACATTACTTACAAAATATTTGCCAACATTTGTTACACATGATTTCTTTAAAGAAAGAGTATTTTTGGTATTAGATGGTGATATGCAAACGGATTACGTTTATAATGCAGAGGAATTGACTGTGAAACAAGAAAAAGATGTTTCATATATGAAAGAATGTGTGAAAAAAGCATACGGAGTGGATATTCAAGCATATGTTGATGGTGGAAATGGTGGAAAGCGAGAAGATCAGGAGATTGCTGCATATAAAGAGTATCTTAAATATTATACAGATAGTGTATTTTACTTGCCAAGTAAATCTATACCAGAAAAAATTTTACTGGAATCTCAATATGTAAAGCAGCAATATCCAAGTATAGTGAACGAAAAAGTAGATATTACGAATGACAATGCGAAAAAGATATTTGCGACCATTTCAGAAGCAGATTATGGAAACGAAGAGCATATAAATGATCTTATACAAAAGCTGGCATATAAATGGAGCATGGAAGATAGCTCAAATAAGAAAAGGGTGGAAGAAATTGTAAATGAAATATATAAGAAATAA
- a CDS encoding DNA cytosine methyltransferase, with the protein MKFKAIDLFCGAGGLSTGLKKSGFRLCLGVDIDEKALKTYKCNLKRTKVLKEDIKKVTGEKITELTGINRRDNFLLAGCPPCQGFSSLGKRDANDEKNELVYEYIRIINELEPSFILMENVPGMSTGVGKEIFKNVVKELEENYHVEYATLNAADFGVPQIRKRLVLHGIRNDVYDNLGLDKEKQKILPKPTHSKEKKKGYRKWVTVRKAIFDLPILGAGESYDDSIIKNHKARSLSETNIERLQEIRLHGGNREMISEELQLECHKKENVSYTDTYGIIDPDKPAPTITSGCTIISKGRYCHPTQNRGLSIREAARLQSFDDKFEFQGNMGEMSLQIGNAVPPKLAQASGKVIINYMGLYEDYLEAQAKGVITP; encoded by the coding sequence ATGAAATTCAAAGCGATTGATCTGTTTTGCGGAGCGGGTGGACTATCGACAGGATTGAAGAAAAGTGGATTCAGATTATGCTTGGGTGTAGATATTGATGAAAAAGCTTTGAAAACATATAAATGTAATTTGAAACGCACTAAAGTATTGAAAGAAGATATAAAAAAAGTTACTGGAGAAAAAATAACTGAATTAACTGGAATAAATAGGCGTGATAACTTTTTACTTGCGGGTTGTCCGCCATGTCAGGGTTTTTCAAGTTTAGGAAAAAGAGATGCCAATGATGAAAAGAATGAATTAGTATATGAATATATTAGAATAATAAATGAATTGGAACCTTCCTTTATTTTAATGGAGAATGTTCCAGGAATGTCTACTGGGGTTGGTAAAGAAATATTTAAAAATGTAGTAAAAGAACTAGAAGAAAATTATCATGTTGAGTATGCCACGTTAAATGCTGCGGATTTTGGTGTGCCACAAATACGAAAACGATTGGTGTTGCATGGAATACGTAATGATGTATATGATAATTTAGGATTAGATAAAGAAAAACAAAAAATATTACCGAAGCCGACTCATTCTAAAGAAAAAAAGAAAGGGTATAGAAAATGGGTAACTGTTCGAAAAGCGATATTTGATTTGCCAATACTAGGGGCTGGGGAAAGTTATGATGATAGTATAATAAAAAATCATAAAGCACGTAGTTTATCGGAAACAAATATTGAACGGTTGCAAGAAATCCGACTTCATGGAGGAAATCGTGAAATGATTTCGGAAGAATTACAACTTGAATGTCATAAAAAGGAAAATGTATCGTACACAGACACATATGGAATTATAGATCCAGACAAGCCAGCACCTACAATTACTTCTGGCTGCACAATTATTTCAAAAGGGCGTTATTGTCACCCAACACAAAATAGAGGATTGTCTATACGTGAAGCAGCAAGATTACAATCTTTTGATGATAAATTTGAATTTCAGGGAAACATGGGCGAAATGAGTTTGCAAATAGGAAATGCGGTTCCTCCTAAATTAGCACAGGCAAGCGGAAAGGTTATTATAAATTATATGGGATTATATGAGGATTATTTGGAAGCCCAGGCCAAGGGAGTGATAACACCATGA
- a CDS encoding discoidin domain-containing protein — translation MKKKGTWMRASAGALSAAMVLGSVTVAPAVKAENVEEKAGYEVNYALNSKVTASNQELANQWGPEKAVDGIVNRDAEKPEQSRWSTAQSTTQEARTLTLDLGAVKTFSQFVIEWERTNITNFKISVSDTEDGTYKDVYVKEDGKNITSLTSRINLEKAATGRFVRLTVNGYTLNPGNWQSVSLYEFKVLGEAENLSEGATVAADGYEDNLEKFQPSKVVDGDDTTRWASPAKLGQHWISLDYGKEISIQSFKIHWERTNATKYRLEKSSDGTNWEPVVSFEKKPDSYQQIINLDEPINTQHVRLFIEEFDPKGAPENGAEVTWNTVGIWEFETYAGKLEEPENTQDPQEVADNLELPESIEGDSKKFTMPEVPEGFEISFVGADYEQILDRDLTVYQPLVTQQIKMNFNVKAEGKDGKAVDSKEYTMTVTGKYEQEEGDNAKPAVIPELAEWKGAKGGEFAVKDGSRIVVANKDKAALQRAATEFQKDYKDLFGKDLEIVYADSANAGDFFFTLVEAGTGLKEEGYNLKIGDSVTVEAETSTGAYWATRSILQILKQTDGTIAKGEARDYPKYEVRGFMLDVGRRPFSKKIVNEVAKTMAWYKMNDLQLHLNDNYIFLEDYTTAGEDPMTAYEGFRLESDIKADGNLNKADLTSDDMYWTKDEMRQMIQDYREIGMDIVPEFDTPAHSLAFTKVRPDLKMGGNGRENDHFNLATPSGGDASETPYAKSLEFVEGLWDEYLEGENPVFDEETIVNIGTDEYSETYKEQFRQFTDDLLAHVQEKGNQVRLWGSLTARKGQTDVRSEDVQMNIWNDGWANPKEMYKEGYDLIDMNDGTVYIVPAAGYYGDYLNKQHLYSNYDPAKRMGVPVGSEQTLGGAYAIWNDMVDKKANGLSELEIYDRFNDAAPFYASSLWGDEEKTYAEATEVSEAVGEAPRTNAYDKVDSKGDTIVSYDFDEGLNDESGNGYDAKDAVNAKVEDKAFVLNGKESYVSTPLDRVGPGKELSFDITMKKPGMPGEILFEADAEYGTYDIRIMEDGTLGFTREGYDYSFGYKLPVNQKVSLTIRTDGDVTSLIADGKKYTATGSYTYEGDLKASNISRASLSLPTERIGSKTNAVNAVIDNIVLTSKVVKEDLTEGAIDSKDFTVTADNENSDGKITNAFDNNISTIWHTQWSPNKKPLPAVITIDMKKNYDINGFYYMPRQTGNNGYILEYTLEYQDASGNWQKAVDKGTWASNGSEKNVRFKPINTSKLRLTVTKGQNDFGSAAEFKVLGGTEDLTKVPLRISTYVEGRGTAEVSKEQINKGEEVTFTAKADKGNKFVGWYDIFGNEVSKEASYKVTPEDNLTLVAKFEESDTPVDPDGVNKDSLKKLYDDCVAADRDEKEYTPGTWKAYADAIDAAKAVIDDKEATEEQVKKAHDDLQKALFELRLIPNKDKLEDLIKEAEKMDLSGYTSESVKVFEDALAQAKVVMKDPEADQDAVDAAEGQLRAAVEQLEKADKPVVPSEVDKSALEKYYNECVSYYKEADYTADSWKVYKEALTNAKTVLDDEDATAEEIKAATEKLAKAAKDLVKKEENKKLSTPSAGGSDESGKKPVTGDSTAAPMMMVLAAAASVIAGKEILKKKKTDE, via the coding sequence ATGAAGAAAAAAGGAACATGGATGCGTGCAAGTGCAGGCGCCCTTTCTGCGGCAATGGTATTGGGGTCTGTAACTGTAGCGCCGGCTGTAAAGGCAGAAAATGTGGAAGAGAAAGCGGGTTATGAGGTTAACTATGCTCTTAATTCAAAAGTAACTGCGAGCAATCAGGAACTGGCAAATCAGTGGGGACCGGAGAAAGCGGTAGATGGCATTGTGAATCGTGATGCTGAGAAACCGGAACAGTCACGCTGGTCAACAGCACAGAGCACCACACAGGAAGCGAGAACGTTGACATTAGACTTGGGGGCAGTAAAGACATTCAGTCAGTTTGTAATTGAGTGGGAGAGAACCAATATTACAAATTTCAAGATTTCTGTTTCTGACACAGAAGATGGTACTTATAAAGATGTTTATGTAAAGGAAGATGGTAAGAATATTACATCTCTCACAAGCAGGATCAATCTTGAGAAAGCTGCAACAGGACGTTTTGTTCGTTTGACGGTGAACGGGTATACGTTGAACCCGGGTAACTGGCAGTCTGTATCTCTCTATGAGTTCAAAGTACTCGGAGAGGCTGAGAACTTGAGTGAAGGTGCAACAGTAGCAGCAGACGGATATGAAGATAATCTTGAAAAATTCCAACCTAGTAAAGTAGTTGACGGAGATGATACAACGCGTTGGGCAAGTCCGGCTAAGTTAGGACAACACTGGATTAGCTTAGATTATGGAAAAGAAATTTCTATCCAGTCATTCAAGATTCACTGGGAGCGCACGAATGCAACAAAATATCGTTTGGAAAAATCGTCAGACGGTACAAACTGGGAGCCGGTTGTAAGTTTTGAGAAAAAACCAGACAGCTATCAGCAGATTATCAACTTAGATGAACCGATCAACACACAGCATGTACGCCTTTTCATTGAAGAATTCGATCCAAAAGGGGCGCCGGAAAACGGAGCTGAGGTGACATGGAACACAGTTGGTATCTGGGAGTTTGAGACTTATGCCGGAAAATTAGAAGAGCCGGAAAACACTCAGGATCCACAGGAAGTTGCAGATAACTTAGAGCTGCCTGAATCGATCGAAGGTGATTCTAAGAAATTTACAATGCCGGAAGTTCCGGAAGGGTTTGAAATAAGCTTTGTCGGAGCAGATTATGAGCAGATTTTAGACAGAGACTTGACAGTTTATCAGCCGTTGGTTACACAGCAGATTAAGATGAACTTCAATGTAAAAGCAGAAGGAAAAGATGGAAAAGCAGTTGACTCGAAAGAATATACAATGACTGTTACCGGTAAATACGAGCAGGAAGAGGGAGACAACGCAAAGCCAGCAGTAATTCCGGAACTTGCTGAGTGGAAAGGTGCAAAAGGCGGAGAGTTTGCAGTGAAGGACGGCAGCCGTATCGTTGTTGCAAACAAAGATAAAGCAGCGCTTCAGAGAGCGGCAACAGAGTTCCAGAAAGATTATAAAGATTTATTTGGAAAAGATCTTGAAATTGTATATGCGGACAGCGCAAATGCCGGAGATTTCTTCTTTACACTTGTAGAAGCAGGAACAGGTCTGAAAGAGGAAGGATACAATCTGAAAATTGGTGATTCAGTTACAGTGGAAGCAGAAACTTCAACAGGTGCATACTGGGCAACAAGAAGTATTCTTCAGATTTTAAAACAGACAGATGGAACAATCGCAAAAGGCGAGGCGCGTGACTATCCAAAATACGAAGTGCGTGGATTCATGCTTGATGTCGGAAGAAGACCATTCTCTAAGAAAATTGTCAATGAAGTTGCAAAGACAATGGCATGGTACAAGATGAACGACTTACAGCTTCACTTAAATGACAACTATATCTTCTTGGAAGATTACACAACTGCAGGAGAAGATCCGATGACTGCATATGAGGGATTCCGTTTGGAGTCTGATATCAAAGCAGATGGAAATCTGAATAAGGCAGATTTGACAAGTGATGACATGTACTGGACAAAAGATGAGATGCGTCAGATGATTCAGGATTACCGTGAAATCGGTATGGATATTGTACCTGAGTTCGATACACCGGCACACTCTCTTGCATTTACAAAGGTTCGTCCAGACCTTAAAATGGGTGGAAATGGACGTGAGAATGATCACTTTAATTTGGCAACTCCTAGTGGGGGTGATGCAAGTGAAACGCCATATGCGAAGTCTTTAGAATTTGTAGAAGGTCTTTGGGATGAATATTTGGAAGGTGAGAATCCTGTATTCGATGAAGAGACAATTGTTAATATCGGAACAGATGAATATTCAGAAACATATAAAGAACAGTTCCGCCAATTTACAGATGATTTGTTAGCACATGTTCAAGAGAAAGGTAATCAAGTTCGTCTTTGGGGAAGTCTTACTGCAAGAAAAGGTCAGACAGATGTAAGAAGCGAAGATGTACAGATGAATATCTGGAATGACGGTTGGGCAAATCCAAAAGAGATGTACAAAGAAGGATATGATCTGATTGATATGAACGATGGAACAGTTTACATTGTTCCGGCAGCCGGATATTATGGTGATTATTTGAATAAACAGCACTTATACAGTAATTATGATCCGGCAAAACGTATGGGAGTTCCGGTTGGTTCTGAACAGACACTCGGTGGAGCTTATGCAATTTGGAATGACATGGTAGATAAGAAAGCAAATGGTCTTTCTGAGCTGGAAATTTATGACCGTTTCAACGATGCAGCTCCATTCTACGCATCAAGCTTGTGGGGAGATGAAGAAAAGACTTACGCAGAGGCAACAGAAGTCAGTGAAGCAGTTGGAGAAGCTCCTCGCACAAATGCATATGACAAAGTAGACAGCAAGGGGGACACTATTGTATCATACGATTTTGATGAAGGTCTGAATGATGAATCCGGAAACGGCTATGATGCAAAAGATGCAGTGAACGCAAAAGTAGAAGATAAAGCATTTGTATTGAACGGAAAAGAAAGCTATGTCTCTACTCCGCTTGACCGTGTTGGCCCTGGAAAGGAACTTTCTTTCGACATTACAATGAAAAAACCTGGAATGCCTGGAGAAATTTTATTCGAGGCAGATGCAGAGTACGGAACATATGATATCCGTATCATGGAAGATGGAACACTTGGATTTACAAGAGAAGGTTATGACTATTCCTTTGGATATAAGCTTCCGGTAAATCAGAAAGTATCTCTGACAATCAGAACAGACGGAGATGTGACTTCTCTGATTGCAGATGGCAAGAAATATACTGCAACAGGAAGCTACACATATGAAGGCGATTTGAAAGCATCTAATATCTCACGTGCGTCATTGTCATTGCCGACAGAAAGAATTGGTTCTAAGACAAATGCGGTAAACGCAGTGATCGATAACATTGTGTTGACTTCTAAAGTGGTAAAAGAAGATTTGACAGAGGGAGCAATCGATTCAAAAGACTTCACAGTGACAGCTGACAACGAAAACTCAGATGGAAAAATTACAAATGCATTTGATAATAATATTTCTACAATCTGGCATACACAGTGGTCGCCAAACAAGAAACCACTTCCGGCTGTGATCACAATTGATATGAAGAAGAATTACGATATCAATGGATTCTACTATATGCCAAGACAGACAGGAAATAATGGATATATCTTAGAATATACATTGGAATATCAAGATGCTTCCGGAAACTGGCAGAAAGCTGTAGATAAAGGAACATGGGCTTCTAACGGATCTGAGAAAAATGTGAGATTTAAACCAATCAACACATCAAAATTAAGACTGACAGTTACAAAAGGACAGAATGATTTCGGTAGTGCGGCAGAGTTCAAAGTGCTTGGAGGAACAGAGGACTTGACAAAAGTACCACTTCGCATCAGCACATATGTAGAAGGAAGAGGAACAGCAGAAGTTTCAAAAGAGCAGATTAACAAAGGCGAGGAAGTTACATTTACTGCAAAAGCAGATAAAGGAAACAAATTCGTTGGCTGGTATGACATTTTCGGAAATGAAGTGAGCAAGGAAGCTTCTTACAAAGTAACACCGGAGGATAACCTGACATTGGTTGCTAAGTTTGAAGAATCTGACACACCGGTAGATCCGGATGGAGTAAACAAAGACAGTCTTAAGAAATTGTATGATGACTGTGTAGCGGCTGACAGAGACGAAAAAGAGTACACACCAGGTACATGGAAAGCATATGCAGATGCAATAGACGCTGCAAAAGCAGTCATTGACGATAAAGAAGCAACAGAAGAACAAGTGAAAAAAGCACATGATGATCTTCAAAAAGCTCTCTTTGAATTGAGACTGATTCCAAACAAAGATAAATTGGAAGACTTAATCAAAGAAGCAGAAAAGATGGATCTGAGCGGATATACATCAGAGAGCGTAAAAGTGTTTGAAGATGCACTTGCTCAGGCGAAAGTAGTTATGAAAGATCCGGAAGCTGATCAGGATGCTGTAGATGCAGCAGAGGGGCAGTTGAGGGCAGCAGTTGAACAGTTAGAAAAAGCTGACAAACCTGTAGTACCGAGCGAAGTAGATAAGAGCGCTTTGGAAAAATACTACAATGAATGTGTTTCATACTACAAAGAAGCTGACTACACAGCAGACAGCTGGAAAGTATATAAAGAAGCACTCACAAATGCCAAGACGGTGCTTGATGATGAAGATGCAACAGCAGAGGAAATCAAGGCAGCTACAGAGAAACTTGCAAAGGCAGCTAAGGATTTAGTGAAAAAAGAGGAAAATAAGAAACTAAGTACTCCATCTGCCGGTGGTTCAGATGAATCAGGAAAGAAACCGGTGACAGGAGATTCGACTGCGGCGCCAATGATGATGGTTCTTGCGGCAGCAGCATCCGTAATTGCAGGAAAAGAAATCTTAAAAAAGAAAAAAACGGATGAATAA